DNA from Gottschalkia purinilytica:
TATAGAATACTACTGTCAAGTAGATAACTTTACACTGATTTGTTGGTGATGAATATGTTTGAAAAAGTTATTGAAGTAGGAATTTTATTTGATTTTTATGGAAAACTTTTAAGTGAAAAACAATATACAGCTATAGAACTGTATTATATACATGATTTGTCTTTAAGTGAGATAGGTGAACACTTGAATATAAGTAGACAAGGTGTTCACGACACTCTAAAAAGAGCAGAAAATAAGTTATATTCTTATGAAGAGACTCTTGGTTTAGTAAAAAAGTTTAATGAGAATAGACGAAAGATAAAAGATATATTGGAAGTTGTGAAGGAAATTGAAGTGGAATCTCGAATTTTAAACTCTAAGAACATAAAAAGAAATATAGAGAAAGTAGAAGAGATTATTACGGATATACTAGAAATTAGCCAGGAGGGTAAATAATGGTTTTTGAAGGTTTGGCTAAGAAGCTTCAAGGTGCTTTAGACAAACTTAAAAGCAAAGGGAAGCTTTCTGAAAAAGATGTAGATGTAGCTATGAGAGAAGTAAAACTAGCTCTTTTAGAAGCTGATGTTAACTTTAGAGTAGTTAAGAAATTTGTTAGTACTGTAAAAGAGAGATCAATTGGGCAAGAAGTTATGGGAAGTCTTACACCTGCACAACAGGTTATTAAGATAGTTAATGAAGAACTAACTAATCTTATGGGAGGTACTGAAAGCAAAATAGAATTTTCATCAAATCCTCCTACGATTATAATGATGTGTGGACTACAAGGGGCAGGTAAGACAACTACGGCAGGTAAATTAGGTGGACTACTTAAGAAAAAAGGAAAATTTCCTTTATTGGTAGCGTGTGATATATATAGACCTGCAGCCATAAAACAGTTAGAAGTAGTTGGTAGTAAACTAGAAATACCTGTATTTAGCATGGGAGATAAGCAAAACCCTGTGAATATAGCTAAAGCGGCTATAGAGCATGGTAAGAAAAATGGAAATGATGTAATTATAATAGATACAGCAGGTAGACTTCATATAGATGAAGAGCTTATGGAAGAGCTTGAAAATATAAAACAAGAAGTTAACCCAAATGAAATATTATTGGTAGTAGATGCAATGACAGGACAAGATGCAGTTACTGTTGCAGAAAACTTTAATGAGAAATTAAATGTAAATGGAGTTGTACTTACTAAACTAGATGGTGACGCTAGAGGTGGAGCTGCTTTATCTATAAGGGCAGTTACTGATAAGCCTATTAAGTTTGTAGGTATGGGAGAAAAATTAGATCAATTAGAAACATTCCATCCAGACAGAATGGCATCTAGGATACTAGGAATGGGCGATGTTCTAAGTTTAATTGAAAAAGCTCAAGCTAACTTTGATGCTGAAAAGGCTATGGAACTTGAGAAGAAACTTAGAAGTCAAGAATTTACTTTTGATGATTATTTAGAACAATTACAACAAGTAAAAAGTTTGGGTTCTATGAATGAAATACTACAAATGATACCAGGCATGAACTCTAAACAACTTAAAAACTTAAATGTAGATGAAAAAGAATTCGTTCGTGTAGAAGCAATTATTCAGTCTATGACGAAAGAAGAAAGAAAAAATCCTTCTATGATAGATGGAAGTAGAAGAAAAAGAATTGCTAGGGGTAGTGGAACTACTATACAAGATGTAAATAAAATGCTTAAGCAATTTAAAGAGACTAGAAAGATGATCAAGAAGATAGGTGATATGGAAAAGACTATGAAGAAAAAAGGAAGATTTAGCCTTCCATTTTTTAAATAGATTAGATGTCTTTATAAGGAGGTGAAAACATGGCAGTAAAGATCAGATTAACAAGAATGGGATCAAAAAAGAAACCTTTCTATAGAATAGTAGTTGCAGATTCTCGTTCACCAAGAGATGGTAAGTTCATAGAAGAGATAGGATATTACAACCCTATATCAGAACCGAAAGAAGTAAAAATCTCTGATGAAAAAGCTGTAAAATGGCTTAAGAGTGGTGCAAAACCAACTGATACAGTAAGTTCTTTATTCAAAAATAATGGAATTTACGAAAAATTTGAAGAAGCTAAAAAAGCTGAGTAATTGCCTTTCAGGGGGTGAAATACATGGGTGAATTGGTAGAAATGCTTGCAAAAGCACTTGTTGATAACCCAGAAGAAGTTCAAGTAAATGAAGTAGAAGGAACACAATCAATAATTGTAGAACTAAAGGTAGCCCCAGAAGATATGGGAAAAATCATTGGAAAGCAAGGTAGAATTGCTAAAGCTATTAGAACTTTAGTAAAGGCAGCAGCAATCAAAGAAAATAAAAGAGTTGTTGTTGAAATTATTCAATAACTTATAAATTGACTATCAAGGGGATTAGGCTATCTAGTCCCTTTTTAAGTATCTCAATAGTTTAAAAAACCAACATCAGTCTATAATAAATTATATAAATCATTGGTGGGTGTTATATGGATAACTATATACAAGTTGGAAAAATAGTAAATACACATGGTGTAAAAGGTGATATTAAGATACTTCCTCTAACAGATGATATGACAAGATTTGAAAAACTTAAATCTGTATTTGTGGGTGAAGAAAAATTAGAAATAGAAATATCTAAGGTTTGGTACAATAAAGGATTTGTTATGCTTAGGTTCAAAGGATATGATGATATAAATAAGGTAATAAAGTTTAAAGATTTACTTTTATATATAGATAAAAAAGACGCTGTGGATTTACCAAAAGATTCTTACTTTATTTATGAGATAATTGGTATTAAAGTTTATACTAGTGAAGGTGAATACTTAGGAGAAATAAAAGATGTTCTTCAACCAGGAGCAAATGATGTTTATGTTGTTAAAGAAGGAAGCAATGAATATCTAATCCCTGCTATTAAAGATGTAGTGAAATCTATTGATATAGATGAGAAAAAGATGATAATTGAACTTCTAGAAGGATTGATATAATGAAGATAGATGTTTTAACTTTATTTCCGGAAATGTTTCATGAAACTATGAATACTAGCATAATAGGAAAAGCTATAGAAAATGAAAAAGTATCAATAGATTATATAAACATAAGAGATTTTTCTGAAGACAAACATAAAAGGGTAGATGATTATCCTTTTGGTGGAGGACCTGGTATGGTAATGAAGCCAGAACCTATATATGAAGCTATTAAAAGTGTTAAAAAAGAAAATAGTAGGATAATATACTTAAGTCCTAAAGGAAAAGTATATAATCAAAGCATGGCAAATGAGCTCTCAGAAGAGGAACATATTGTTTTAATTTGTGGACATTACGAAGGTATAGATAATAGGATAATAGAAAACTATATTACAGATGAGATATCTATAGGAGACTATGTTCTTACAGGTGGAGAAATTCCATCTATGGTTATAATAGATTCAGTAGTGAGACTTATTCCAGGTGTTTTGTCTACAGAAGAATCCTTTATGTTAGAGTCACATTATGATGGATTGTTAGAGTATCCTCAATATACAAGACCTAGGGTATTTAATGGGCATGAAGTTCCAGAAGTATTACTTTCAGGAAATCATAAGAAAATAGAAGAATGGAGAATACAACAATCTATAAAAACAACACTCTTAAATAGACCAGATTTATTGGATAATAAAAATATTAGTGAAGAAGAACAAAAAATACTAAGTAAGATAAATAGTAGCAATAATATTAAAAAATAAGTTGTTTTTAATGTAGATATATGCTATAATTACTTGTGGTAAACGGGCGTTCCTCTATCAAAAAGATAAGAACGTCTAAGAAGAAGGGAGGATGATATAATGGATATCATCAAGTTAATAGAACAAGAACAAATTAAACAAGAAATTCCTGAGTTTAATACAGGAGATACTGTTCAAGTACACTACAGAATTAAAGAAGGAAACAGAGAAAGAATACAAGTTTTTGAAGGTACTGTACTTAAAAAGCAAGGTGGCGGAGTTGGAGCTACTTTCACAGTAAGAAGACTTGCTTCTGGAGTAGGTGTTGAAAGAACTTTTTCTTTACACTCACCTAAAATTGAAAAACTTGTTGTAACAAGAAGAGGTAAAGTAAGAAGAGCTAAACTTAACTACTTAAGAAGTAGAGTAGGAAAAGCCGCTAAAGTAAAAGAAAAAATGAATTAATTTATGGTATTGGGACTGTTTACAGTCCCAATATTTGTTTAGTAAGAAACTTATAAATAATATTATAAAGTTTTATAATAATGAATAACTTTGTAAATATTATTGTTATAGATGTATTGAATTTATGATATTATTCTATAAATAATGCTAAAAATATAGTATGGATATGAAAAAAACTTAGGATGGTGATAAGATGAATATTAATTGGTATCCTGGCCATATGAAAAAAACAAGAGAGCTACTACAAAGTAGTTTGAAATTAGTTGATATTGTTATAGAGTTATTAGACTCTAGGATACCTATCAGCAGTAAAAATCCTGATATTGATAAAATAGTGAACAATAAGCCAAGAGTAGTAGTAATGAACAAAAGTGATTTAAGTAGTGAAGCAGGAAATAAAGCATGGGAAGAATACTACAAAAAACAAAATGTCCCAGTTGTTTTTATTAATGCTATAAATAACATGGGAACAGAAAAAATTATAAAGAAGATAAATAATGTATTAGAAGAAAAAATGAAACAGAAACAAAAAAAGGGAATAAAAAGTACTAGTGTTAGAGCTATGATTGTAGGGGTACCTAATGTTGGTAAATCTACTCTTATAAACTCATTGGCAGGTAGAAAAGGAGCTAAAACAGGAAATAGACCAGGAGTTACTAAGGGAAAGCAATGGATAAAGTTAAAAGGAGATATAGAGCTTTTAGATACACCAGGTATACTATGGCCAAAATTTGATGATGAAAATGTAGCTTTAAAATTAGCATTTACAGGTGCTATAAGAGATGAAATATTAGATACAGAAACATTAGCATTGAAATTAATAGAAAAGTTACATAGTATAGACAAATCATTAATAGAAAATAGATATGACATAGAAACTAGTGAAAAAACACCATTAGAAATAATGGAATCTATAGCGGAAAAAAGAATGTGCATATTAAAGGGTGGAGAGGTAGATTATACTAGAGTTAGCAATCTTATATTAGATGAATTTAGAAAAGGTGTAATGGGAAGAATAACTCTTGACTATCCACAAGAAGACTAATGAAGTGCTTTACATAGCACCTTTTATTTATTACTAACAAAATTGATTATTTTTATAAAGAAAGATGTCTAAGAATTAGATTTTATTTTCTATTCTAAGACATCTTTCTTTAAATATTTTTTAATATTTAATATCAGTACACTTGTATTTTATTTAAAATTAATATATTTTTAACTATTATTTTGTAGGATTAATTTCTTTATCCCATCTTTCAGTCCATCTCTTCATAGATTTATTAATATATTTTAAGTCTACTGTTTTTAAACTTTTTATAGCTTCTTCACCATAGATAACTCCTTTAGCTTGTTCTTCATTTAGTTTTACTTTTTTATTGATAGGTGACTCTAATTCGTCAAGGGCTTGAGCTTTTTGTACTTCCTCACTTAATATCCAATCTATAAATTTCTCTGCTAGTTCTTTATTTTTTGTTCCTTTTACTATATTAATTGTATCCATAAAAGCATATGATCCTTCTTTTGGATCTATTCTCTTTGCTTCTGGAACTTTTTCTTTTATAGTCTTAGTTTCAAAACTATAGGAGTCAGTAACTATAGTTTCACCTGCTGAAAATGTATTTAAAGACTCAGATGCTTTGTCATGGAATTTTAAAACATTTTTACTCAGTTCTTTCATCTTTTCAAAAGCTTTATCTTCATCTTCTTTTATGTCTACTCCTGCTTGGTCTGCTGCTATTAACAAAAGAAAAGGTCCTCCTGAATTAGTAATATTGTTTAATCCAATTTTTCCTTTTAATTCTGATTTCCATAAATCTCCCCATGACGTAATTGGTTCATTTACTTTATTAGGATTATATATTAGTCCATAACTTGCTATAGTATTTGCAGGTCCATAGTCTTCTCCTAATGGTGATTTAAAGATATCATAAAGATTTTCTATATTAGGTATGTTTTTACGATTTATTTTTTCAAATAGTCCTTCTTCTACACCTTGCATTGCAAAATAGTCTGTAAGAATTATTATATCAGTTTTATTATCTTTTTCTCTTAGTTTATTAAGTCTATTAATATTGTTTCCAAGCTCAAGAACTATTTTAACATTATGTTTTTTCTCGAATGGTTCAAAAACATTTTTTCGAACTATATTTTCAACAGATTCATGTGTAGATATAGTC
Protein-coding regions in this window:
- a CDS encoding ABC transporter substrate-binding protein; the protein is MKKLGKQISSIILASLVLTFSLSGCQTKSKRVSNHKEQKTLTISTHESVENIVRKNVFEPFEKKHNVKIVLELGNNINRLNKLREKDNKTDIIILTDYFAMQGVEEGLFEKINRKNIPNIENLYDIFKSPLGEDYGPANTIASYGLIYNPNKVNEPITSWGDLWKSELKGKIGLNNITNSGGPFLLLIAADQAGVDIKEDEDKAFEKMKELSKNVLKFHDKASESLNTFSAGETIVTDSYSFETKTIKEKVPEAKRIDPKEGSYAFMDTINIVKGTKNKELAEKFIDWILSEEVQKAQALDELESPINKKVKLNEEQAKGVIYGEEAIKSLKTVDLKYINKSMKRWTERWDKEINPTK
- the rpsP gene encoding 30S ribosomal protein S16, which produces MAVKIRLTRMGSKKKPFYRIVVADSRSPRDGKFIEEIGYYNPISEPKEVKISDEKAVKWLKSGAKPTDTVSSLFKNNGIYEKFEEAKKAE
- the ylqF gene encoding ribosome biogenesis GTPase YlqF: MNINWYPGHMKKTRELLQSSLKLVDIVIELLDSRIPISSKNPDIDKIVNNKPRVVVMNKSDLSSEAGNKAWEEYYKKQNVPVVFINAINNMGTEKIIKKINNVLEEKMKQKQKKGIKSTSVRAMIVGVPNVGKSTLINSLAGRKGAKTGNRPGVTKGKQWIKLKGDIELLDTPGILWPKFDDENVALKLAFTGAIRDEILDTETLALKLIEKLHSIDKSLIENRYDIETSEKTPLEIMESIAEKRMCILKGGEVDYTRVSNLILDEFRKGVMGRITLDYPQED
- the ffh gene encoding signal recognition particle protein, whose protein sequence is MVFEGLAKKLQGALDKLKSKGKLSEKDVDVAMREVKLALLEADVNFRVVKKFVSTVKERSIGQEVMGSLTPAQQVIKIVNEELTNLMGGTESKIEFSSNPPTIIMMCGLQGAGKTTTAGKLGGLLKKKGKFPLLVACDIYRPAAIKQLEVVGSKLEIPVFSMGDKQNPVNIAKAAIEHGKKNGNDVIIIDTAGRLHIDEELMEELENIKQEVNPNEILLVVDAMTGQDAVTVAENFNEKLNVNGVVLTKLDGDARGGAALSIRAVTDKPIKFVGMGEKLDQLETFHPDRMASRILGMGDVLSLIEKAQANFDAEKAMELEKKLRSQEFTFDDYLEQLQQVKSLGSMNEILQMIPGMNSKQLKNLNVDEKEFVRVEAIIQSMTKEERKNPSMIDGSRRKRIARGSGTTIQDVNKMLKQFKETRKMIKKIGDMEKTMKKKGRFSLPFFK
- a CDS encoding KH domain-containing protein codes for the protein MGELVEMLAKALVDNPEEVQVNEVEGTQSIIVELKVAPEDMGKIIGKQGRIAKAIRTLVKAAAIKENKRVVVEIIQ
- the rplS gene encoding 50S ribosomal protein L19, which gives rise to MDIIKLIEQEQIKQEIPEFNTGDTVQVHYRIKEGNRERIQVFEGTVLKKQGGGVGATFTVRRLASGVGVERTFSLHSPKIEKLVVTRRGKVRRAKLNYLRSRVGKAAKVKEKMN
- the rimM gene encoding ribosome maturation factor RimM (Essential for efficient processing of 16S rRNA) encodes the protein MDNYIQVGKIVNTHGVKGDIKILPLTDDMTRFEKLKSVFVGEEKLEIEISKVWYNKGFVMLRFKGYDDINKVIKFKDLLLYIDKKDAVDLPKDSYFIYEIIGIKVYTSEGEYLGEIKDVLQPGANDVYVVKEGSNEYLIPAIKDVVKSIDIDEKKMIIELLEGLI
- the ylxM gene encoding YlxM family DNA-binding protein is translated as MFEKVIEVGILFDFYGKLLSEKQYTAIELYYIHDLSLSEIGEHLNISRQGVHDTLKRAENKLYSYEETLGLVKKFNENRRKIKDILEVVKEIEVESRILNSKNIKRNIEKVEEIITDILEISQEGK
- the trmD gene encoding tRNA (guanosine(37)-N1)-methyltransferase TrmD, which gives rise to MKIDVLTLFPEMFHETMNTSIIGKAIENEKVSIDYINIRDFSEDKHKRVDDYPFGGGPGMVMKPEPIYEAIKSVKKENSRIIYLSPKGKVYNQSMANELSEEEHIVLICGHYEGIDNRIIENYITDEISIGDYVLTGGEIPSMVIIDSVVRLIPGVLSTEESFMLESHYDGLLEYPQYTRPRVFNGHEVPEVLLSGNHKKIEEWRIQQSIKTTLLNRPDLLDNKNISEEEQKILSKINSSNNIKK